From one Lolium rigidum isolate FL_2022 chromosome 4, APGP_CSIRO_Lrig_0.1, whole genome shotgun sequence genomic stretch:
- the LOC124705467 gene encoding probable aspartic proteinase GIP2: protein MARSSNLVASTATALLLLLLSTCSCRAASSSGKNPTAVVLPVRKDGATLQYLTSFRQRTPQTPVTAVLDLGGATLWVDCDPGSYASSSYARVPCASKPCRLARTAACATSCVGAPSPGCLNDTCGGFPENTVTRVATGGNLITDVLSVPTTFRPTPGPLAAAPAFLFACGAKFLTEGLASGAAGMASLSRARFALPTQLAATFRFSPRFALCLPSTTSAGVVVFGDAPYAFQPGVDLSGSLLYTPLLVNNVSTAGVSSKGDKSTEYFIGVTAIKVNGRAVPLNATLLGIDKQGVGGTKLSTVAPYTVLETSIHKAVTDAFAAETAMIPRVAAVAPFRLCYDGSKVGSTRVGPAVPTVELVLQNQATSWVVFGANSMVPARGGALCLGVVDGGPAPRTSVVVGGHMMEDNLLEFDLQRSRLGFSSSLLFRQTTCNNFRLG from the coding sequence ATGGCACGTTCGTCCAATCTCGTCGCTTCCACGGCCACcgctctgctcctcctcctgctgtcgaCGTGCTCCTGCCGCGCGGCGAGCAGCAGCGGCAAGAACCCGACCGCCGTGGTGCTGCCGGTGCGCAAGGACGGCGCGACGCTGCAGTACCTGACCAGCTTCCGGCAGCGCACGCCGCAGACGCCCGTGACGGCGGTGCTCGACCTGGGCGGCGCCACGCTCTGGGTGGACTGCGACCCCGGGTCGTACGCGTCCTCCTCCTACGCCCGCGTGCCGTGCGCGTCCAAGCCGTGCCGCCTGGCCCGCACGGCCGCCTGCGCCACCAGCTGCGTCGGCGCGCCGTCCCCCGGGTGCCTCAACGACACCTGCGGCGGGTTCCCGGAGAACACCGTCACGCGCGTCGCCACCGGCGGTAACCTCATCACCGACGTGCTGTCGGTGCCCACCACCTTCCGCCCGACGCCGGGcccgctcgccgccgcgccggcgTTCCTGTTCGCCTGCGGCGCCAAGTTCCTCACCGAGGGCCTCGCGTCGGGCGCTGCCGGCATGGCGTCGCTCAGCCGCGCGCGCTTCGCGCTCCCGACGCAGCTCGCCGCCACGTTCCGCTTCTCGCCCAGGTTCGCGCTCTGCCTCCCCTCGACCACGTCCGCCGGGGTGGTCGTCTTCGGGGACGCGCCCTACGCGTTCCAGCCCGGGGTGGACCTCTCCGGCTCGCTCCTCTACACCCCGCTCCTCGTCAACAACGTGAGCACCGCGGGCGTCTCCAGCAAGGGTGACAAGTCCACCGAGTACTTCATCGGCGTGACGGCCATCAAGGTGAACGGCCGCGCCGTGCCGCTGAACGCCACGCTGCTGGGAATCGACAAGCAGGGCGTGGGCGGCACCAAGCTGAGCACGGTGGCGCCCTACACCGTGCTGGAGACCTCCATCCACAAGGCGGTCACCGACGCGTTCGCGGCGGAGACGGCCATGATCCCTCGCGTGGCCGCCGTGGCGCCGTTCAGGCTCTGCTACGACGGGAGCAAGGTGGGGAGCACCCGCGTCGGCCCGGCCGTGCCGACCGTGGAGCTGGTGCTGCAGAACCAGGCCACATCGTGGGTGGTGTTCGGGGCCAACTCGATGGTGCCCGCCAGGGGCGGCGCGCTATGCCTCGGCGTGGTGGACGGCGGCCCCGCCCCGCGGACGTCGGTGGTGGTCGGCGGCCACATGATGGAGGACAACCTGCTGGAGTTCGACCTGCAGCGGTCGCGCCTCGGGTTCAGCTCATCCCTGCTGTTCCGGCAGACAACTTGCAACAACTTCCGCCTCGGCTAG